The DNA sequence GATTTTACGATTTAGATTCAAGAATAAACCCCAATTATATGAAGTCATATCTAATCATATAATAGATAAATCGTGGAAAGACTTGAACTGAAAACATTTGTTAACATAAAAGCCTTTGAGCCAGGGGTGCTACACCCAAGATGCCATTATTTGAATCACAAGCATAAGCATGAAAgttccaatttttttctttctattaatAAATGCATGACATGAGCAGCAGTTGCATAGCTGATGATGCGTATGACGTGGTGTAGCCATCCTCACTCCTCAAGGCAACGACTGAAAGCCCAATGGATGTGTAAGTGGGAATCTTTTATCTTCTAATACttagataataataaaaaataaataataatataaaattgcATTCGATAACTACAATGGCACAACCTTGATATTCTTATTCTAATTATAATTGCCTCGTGGTTAATAATCAGCCAGGGGATTACCCTCATGTGACTTCTAACTTAACTTTTTAAAAAGGTTAATTAAaaaggttgggggggggggtaatgAGCTTGAAAGAATTTTTACACTAAGACATCTGATGAGGTTGCACGTCTGGGTGCTGCTAGTCGTCTGATGCATATTAAATGTACTGATGCGTTAGAGAGGATTCAGGTCCATATTAAATGGATTCCTATCAGATGTTCAAAAGTATAACCACCTTTTCTATAGCACTATAAAATTAGTTAAGAGATAAGCCCTAAATGAAGTGGtttcatttttaattataaaaattttgggCTTTTAACTGTTAAGGCTGCCGGACCATAAACCAGTTGGTATCCATGAAGATGATGATTTATGTGATCTACAGAAACTAAAGAACCCATTTTTGATGAACAGACTCCTGATCATCAAAAGGATAAAGGTCCATTAAATTAATGATAATTTACTGCCTTTTGAGTATAAAAGTGACAATGAGATATGTCCAAACAAAGCTTTTCACttaaattataaatttaaagaaaaaaaaattgagaaagagAGTTTCTATATATCCAATTGAGAAAGACATTTCACACACACCCTTAAGGGATAGACAATGACAAAAGGATAGAATTGTTTAATAAGTTCACAGATGATAATGGGGTTGAGGATTAAGAAGACAGcaaagatgatgattgatggGTAGAAAAACAACAAAGGTTACATGGTTAGGTCATTTTAATGGAGGATTTAGTAGTGTGAGTAATGatttaacaaaaaattataaataaaaaataaaaaataaaaaataaaaaataaaaaataaaaaataaaaaataaaaaattagaatccaTAAAATTGGCAGATTTGAATTGAAATCGATCTGTCctaattccaattccaattccaatcaCAATCATTCTAAAGAAAAATTTCTACCAATTAGAGTTGCGGTCAATTGATTCTAAGAtgatttgaatcaaaattgatGAAAACCAATCTCTGTCTAACACCGTAAGTCTAATTGATACTGTTGGATTCTCATCCTTAACTTTCACCCacaaattatttgatttataGTTAAAGGAATTAGTGTCTTATATTATAGAAATAGTCAAATTTGTAAACATAATCCCTGGCAAGAGCATGCAATGTAGGAATTATTCAAGCATGCCATATTTAAGGGGGAAAGCATAAATAAATATCACTGATAAGCATTTTAGTCAATCCGAACCTCCTCAACCACAGCGGAATTTCTTATCAAAATCTTGTCCCAAAGTCTTATTGATGGTGATGGTTGTGAAATCTCAACCCAACAAATTTAATTACTAAGTAGATCCTTTGGGAATGATCTGTATATAACCCTTTGCTTACAAGTTCAAATGTAGAGAGACCTAATAAGTTGTGAAATTGACAGAAAACAACCCCTCTTTATTAATGCTTTTCAATTTCATTCGCTCTAAGTCTAAGCATGACATACAAGACTATCTTAGCTACGTTTGTTCAAAAAGATCTGAGTCAGTGTTATTGGGTCACCTTGGGTTTTTTCAAGACCAAAAAGTGAAGTCAGATAAACATGTTAAAAAATGTTGTTGATGTAATATATTACATCACAGATAATGGTAGGGTGTATTAGAAGTCTTTGATCTTGAATACTCATGAtatagattagggtttttattcTTTGTCACTATGCTTAATAGAGTATAACGTTTTACTATTTACCATATGACTCAATCACACATATGGAATACATTCATGATCACAATCATCAATTTTACTGACTTGGATGATCTaccacatttttatttttctttccttttgttttttttctagTTTGAAGTGAAAGGTTATTGAATGATCATGATCATTAATCCATTATCAATTGACTTTTCTTGTTTCTAGCGAAAATAATTTGACTTTTTCTTTgttctattttatcttggaaAAATTATCTAAACGTCGAAAAAAAAGCATGAGTGGCCATCACATGATTCAATTGGGATCAATTCTCTCCAAAGATTTAcaaaagtaaaaacaataaaaaaatattgaatcGGAAAATATGTTTAGCCCTAATTGTACATGTtagatttatattattttaaacaATATATTACCAAGAAGTTCTCATTTCATCTAATCTAAGAGGATATGGAGAATTTGTGCCACACGGTTTTCCTTTCTCATGATACAAGCTTTAAAGTCTTGGGACTTTTTCAATCCAGTACAAGAAGAATTTGGATCTTTAGGCACATTTGATGTATGAGGTAAAGCCTCCCTCAATAGAGCTCGtatttaaaagataattttaatGGTATCTCAAGCTGTGAGAGGAATCTCTCATGCCACAATAATCAATAGTGTCATCAAGGAGGAGGGCCCATATGGTTAGTGTGGAGAGAGTGGGAGAGAGTATGGGTCTCACATGATCAAAATGTGAGAAAGCATGAGAAAATATCCTCACATTATTAACTTTAGGATCCTATATCTTATTAAAAAGTATTTATTCATATTATtcaataaaaatttttttttagcaacATTTCTTAATTCAAGATGAAAGACGGaagttttttcctttgtttacttcatttaaaaaaatcataagtaGAAATAATATAtgtgaattttattttactatatTGTTGAATATGTGGGTGCACTATGTCGAAACCGAGTTAAGTAGAGTCTGGTCAAGTTAACCGAAGTTCAGCTAATTCCTCCaaacaattcaaattaaaatCGAAGAAGTCAATCCCATACTCGATTCCAAGTATTCAAAATTTAGGTGTGAATAATTAGGTGGGTGACAGGAGACGGAGCTCCGTTATTCCTCTCTTGCCCCAATTGTGTGTGTTTCCTCATTAATACTAGTCACCCTCTCCCtcattaaatattaaaatccTTTTTAGAGAGACACAAGGTGTATACTATATAGTAGAGCCCacaaaaattttacaaaaaaaaaaaaaaaaaaacagtagaccttacaaaaatgattttccaaTTTTGGGGAGAATTCACAAAACTCCATTTCCATCAagaatagaatatatatatatatatatatatatatataatttatttatttttcatatttcaattgAAGAATCTTATAAATATTTGTCTTAGTGTGAAAAACTATAAATCTATTGCAGTGGCTTAACTTACCACGTAGAGTTATATAAATGAAACAAATCCAAAGGGATCACGAGGCAGATATGAATATGATATGCCCATGCCCCACACTTGctttttatcaaaatcttatCCTTCTTCTCATTTGGTTTGTTTAATATCATTGATTTATCTTTTAACCTCATTAATTATTAAACAAACCGATAACACTAGTTTTACGTTTCTACCCACcatgtttatatttattttttattattaaatcttttgttttctttaatcATCATCCGTATTGCTATCTAGACTTTCAAAGCATGGGAATTGAGATGgtttttatattgtttttccCTATAAACTATAAACAAATATGAATCTAGAGGAAAAGAGTTGAGATACAATGAATCTGATGTCTATTGTCCATGATGAAATATTAGGACAAAGAAAGGATGATAAAACATAACTAGAATCGATGAAATCAAATTGATTCTATTGTCATCGATAGGAGTTTATTGAATTATGTTTCAAACTAGGGTTTTGTGGGATCGAAATCAAATCAGACTGCATTATAACCAATATAACCAGATAAGAAATCGATaccaatccaaaataaaaaataaaaaataaaaaaaagaggggaaaaaaagagagatattttTCATACTTGTGGAGATATATGTAAGGtactcaaaatcaaaccgagataaaacagaaaccaaattgaaatcaaattgaaGCTAAACCAAAATGTTACACCCTTATTGGttcatgttttgattttaatcaTTATCACAACTAAACtgttgaaatcaaaccaaatcggTTCAAACCGACCGATGGATTAACAACCCTAGCACAAAGCATACACCGCCGGCTCCATTAACCTTCCCACTCCATGTCTTATTGATGAAGTCTTAGGTGTATTGATCAGGTAATTCATTATCAAGCCACTTGATGATCGAAGGGTTGTGATCTTCTAGGCTAATCGAACGGCTACAATCAATGAGAAATGGTTGGCCACATCACAGGTGTACTATACATCATTTCATAGCCTTTCTGAAAAGACACTGGGGGTCTCCCACAATTGTGGATTGCCCAAGACACATACAAAAGAAAAGGACAGCGTTTGGTGTTAAATTATTCACGCCTtataatttcaattttgaaGGACTTCTCTACGTTCCTCCTTTGCATCACATATAATGCGTTCGTTGAAAATCCCAAGTATCCAAACTAGCTAGGACCCACAAagttaaaagaagtaaaaattaTTGGTGGATGGAAATTCTCTTGGTGGGCCCGTACACAAACAGAAGCGAAACCGAAAACCGAAACCCTCCAACCCACCGTATTAAGCACCACGATTATGGCTCCATGGCTGCAAGTGTACCAAGTGGGTCCCACTCAAAGACCGAGTACTCATCCGTACAGAACCCAAATATATTAGGATTTTAATAATTGGCTGGCATATGCATAGCTTCCTATCCatctttaatattttaaaatcaaattttattttaatattttaatttatgacAATAATATGGTCACATGACATCTCCATCTCTACCCTTTTATCACTCCTCTTGTGAAAAGAGGACCATTGGATTTTTACTCTGACGGTTTAGATTGGATGGAATGACAAGTACAAGTGCAGCTTATAGATAACATTGTGGATAAAATATAGAAGAGGAAGCTTCCATGTTGTGTTCACCTCACCCCACATTTGGTAGGTGCATGGGACAAGTGAAATGAACCCATACCCCCACAACCCATTTAGAGAAACATTGTCAATCACCCCATATGaacaaaatctttaaattaaagaaagggaagaaattattatttaaaaaaaaaaaattcccctcaGATTTGTTACCAGTAATGTCAAGTGACTGGAGAGGATCCATCCAACACCTACCACCTGTTCAATAGGACAACTTCTCCTCTCCAAGGACCATTAGAAAGGTGAAACATTAGCCATATGGAATTTCTTGTTGGATGAGCTTTGCCTTCAAGTCTATCCATCTTCTTTCATTAGATAACATTACCTCTCCAGGCCCACCTCTCTAGGCCCATCCTAGTATggagaagatccttcatccactcctctctctcactctcggcTGATGATTATTGGGAATATAATTGGTGCATTAAAAAtaccagaaaataatagaagatattttgatgaaacagaaaaaaattaattaattaattaattaaaagagaaTTGAGAGATAAAATGGAAGCAGCAGAGAGAGTCTATGCCCATGGTCAGCACAAGCAGCATAGCTCAAGGGGGATGAACTTACAGAGAGACACGGTCCACAGTCATGTGAATCCCATCAACTTGCTTCTCTGGGTCCCACACACAACACCCACACCCTCTCTTGTACTAACGGCACATCTCACAACACTTACATAATAAGACCcacccccctctccctctctctctctctctctctctctctctctatccatGAATCTTCCTTCCTCCTACCTATCTCATGAGTTGACCcatacaagattttttttttttagacccATACAAGAGTTGCCCCAAAATATGTCAATAAAAAttgtgaaattcaaaaaaaaaactccaattgGGTTCACCTGTTCCTATATATTCAACCTTCAATCAATCCCTTCCATATTAACCATTTAgagatctctctctcctacctctcactctctcctctctcactcCTCTCCCTCTGATTCTTTCTCTCACTACTTCCTTCATTCACTATCGCTTTGGAGAATCCAAAAAGCATGGATGGCAGTTGCATAGAAGAGACCATAAGTGATTCAGCTTCAGCCTCTGCGTCACCCACCACGGTCTTACCTTCACCGCCGGTGAACAAACCGCCGGAGAAGCTTTGCCGAGTCGGTAGTGGAGCAAGCGTTGTCTTAGACTCAGAAAGTGGAGTCGAAGCCGAGTCACGAAAGCTCCCTTCCTCCCAATACAAAGGCGTCGTTCCTCAACCCAACGGTCGATGGGGAGCTCAGATATACGAGAAACACCAACGTGTTTGGCTTGGAACcttcaatgaagaagaagaagcggcTAAAGCTTACGATATCGCCGCTCAAAGGTTCCGCGGCCGCGACGCCGTCACCAACTTCAAGCCCTTATCAGATACCGAAGAAGACAACATCGAATCCCTCTTCTTGAAAACACATTCTAAAGCGGAGATCGTTGATATGCTCCGTAAACACACCTACAACGACGAGCTTCAACAAAGCAAACGTAATTACACCGGTTGTTATAGTTCCGGCGGCGTCGGCGTCGGCGGCGGCGGCAATAAGAGAAACAACGAAGAAGGATTCTCGACTTATCCCGGTTCTTCCGATAGGCTTGCGAAAGCCCGGGAACAGCTCTTCGATAAGGCGGTGACACCGAGCGATGTCGGGAAGCTGAACCGGTTGGTGATACCGAAACAACACGCAGAGAAACACTTCCCACTTCAAATCGGAAGCACTTTAAAGGGTGTTCTGTTGAACTTTGAAGATAACGGAGGGAAGGTATGGAGGTTTAGGTATTCGTATTGGAATAGTAGTCAGAGCTATGTGTTAACCAAAGGGTGGAGCAGATTTGTGAAGGAGAAGAACTTGAAGGCCGGTGATATTGTGAGCTTCCAGAGATCTACCGGAGTTGATAAGCAGCTTTACATCGATTGGAAGCCAAGGATTGTGTCTGGGCCAACTGGGTTTGTTGGGTCTGGACAAGTGGTTCAATCGCCTGTCTCGGTTCATCCGGTTCAGGTTGTTAGGCTCTTTGGGGTCAACCTGTTCAAGATTCCTGCAGTTAGTAATATTGTTGGTAGCAGTAGCAGTAGTTGTTGGACTGGCAAGAGGGTGAGGGAGACAGACATCTCCTTCTCCTCATCCTTGGATTGCTGTAAGAAGCAACATTTGtaacattttccctttttttttttgatatattttagGGCTGTAAATGTTGGAGGGGACCAAAACGGCAGAAAGGGTGGCAGCAACTTGCAAGGGTTGATGTGTATAATATTAGTATAGAGGAAGCCGAAAATGTTGAAATTAGGTCCAAAGAGTACAGGGCATCTTCTTAGATTATCGGCTAATCTATATGTATTACGTAGTTATGATGAGGCTGAAATTTTATAAAATAGTAGATCCAAAGGTTCTGCTTATATGTAAAGTTTTAAAGTTTTGATATGTTTAATTAGAATTACTAAGTGGTATAATAAAGATTTTAAAATCAAGAACTACAATGGTATGGTGCATGACAATACATATTTAagagtatttgattgaattaattATGAAATTGACAGATGACTTATCTAAATCATCCTCTAGATATTTAATTATCAGAAATGTCATTTTGTTAATTTATATTATAGCACAATTAAATATGAATAATCATAGATATTTTAAGAACGACAatccattatttaaaaaaattaaaaaaattaaaaaataaataattttacttTGCTTTAGAGGACTTTGTGCATTGTTTAGGGAGGATACCTTATTTGGCTGCTACCAATGATAAAGGTGCAACTGTTTTTTCACCACGACTACTTTTTCTTTAGATATACCCATTTTTTCACACAAACATTACAACATAGGAGGATCACTTTTCCCCAAGATACCCAACTTGGGCTGATTTGTTCAACAGCAATATCATGGCATTTCTGACATTGTAGTTGTGATAGaattatgtgtgtgtgtgggagagagagagagagaggaaatgtgAAAAGAATATTGATTCTGTTAAGAGTGATCATTTGACTACTTTACTGGTCCTTGTTCATGTAGAAAAATAACTTGACTCTCTTGGGTGGGTCTTGATATGTTCAttcccatttagaaaagctaAAATGTTAATGAAGATTGTGAacaaatgaaagtaaaattaaATCTATCTATCTAAATTATAAAAGGAgatatttagggtttttttttttttttttataaaatttttttgaTTGAATATTTCTCTANNNNNNNNNNNNNNNNNNNNATAAACCTAATAGTTGCTTAATAAagataatagtccacatacatgcatcccacagcacaaatTTGACACCAAGCAAGAAGCCCAATTACTAATTGAG is a window from the Macadamia integrifolia cultivar HAES 741 chromosome 5, SCU_Mint_v3, whole genome shotgun sequence genome containing:
- the LOC122078870 gene encoding AP2/ERF and B3 domain-containing transcription repressor RAV2-like, giving the protein MDGSCIEETISDSASASASPTTVLPSPPVNKPPEKLCRVGSGASVVLDSESGVEAESRKLPSSQYKGVVPQPNGRWGAQIYEKHQRVWLGTFNEEEEAAKAYDIAAQRFRGRDAVTNFKPLSDTEEDNIESLFLKTHSKAEIVDMLRKHTYNDELQQSKRNYTGCYSSGGVGVGGGGNKRNNEEGFSTYPGSSDRLAKAREQLFDKAVTPSDVGKLNRLVIPKQHAEKHFPLQIGSTLKGVLLNFEDNGGKVWRFRYSYWNSSQSYVLTKGWSRFVKEKNLKAGDIVSFQRSTGVDKQLYIDWKPRIVSGPTGFVGSGQVVQSPVSVHPVQVVRLFGVNLFKIPAVSNIVGSSSSSCWTGKRVRETDISFSSSLDCCKKQHL